A section of the Citrus sinensis cultivar Valencia sweet orange chromosome 8, DVS_A1.0, whole genome shotgun sequence genome encodes:
- the LOC112499349 gene encoding uncharacterized protein LOC112499349 → MHPECLSLKPTIKYQGHQHDLLTLLEDMAYKSECRACGHDIKNTFYVRCVPGRLDFHVHCGPAAASLPPTVVHKNHNHPLSLVKDDSTLLECDDCEEEIDPNHPFYSCLKCYPYNAHVRCVITEIQFDERGIHEHFTHHHLLALLESQRNDDMDCYICMKLIIQGHTAYGCDPCGFYLHKSCFKLPKVMCHKSHDSHYLTFENSSNSGNVVCKGCDDYLKGYRYRCGSCDFELDLDCAIIHPSINWKAGSDEECKYYDKDRKEGLRHYSHYHPLKPSAVGDYVECKLCHKNIRSSSYGCESCMFYIHKLCAELPQNVQHPFHPHRCLTLGAHYKEIYRCEACYFYVNPGVYYRCDDKYCETYFHLECVSLKPNIKYEGHQHLLILVENMSYQGKCEACHSEIVGTFFVRCVQCDLNFHVQCGTVSYPSTVDHRHHHHPLTLTTPETLVKDDSILHSCGVCKGLGDPSQPSYCCVECEYYTHMRCVINEMQFNKREKVKHFSHEDHFLFLVGNKKNGGIIKCSACDKLIQTAHLAYGCDQCNYYLHKSCIELPRQIQHLFHRHPLTLQSHRDDGTKYQRCSACDKKLGGFFYQCSNCFVLDVDCALLQLGVQLEGHEYILTLFAKLRHAPECRRYLSATTGALDQNCVKCNFVVYLLRSPLPQVIECSSHHHPLTLTEKVVDDNYGTQICDICEEDRDPEVCIYYCTECDFIAEFICIIFQVAVALQKQPQDILLRRINRKTTGKSLTYENLVSSSRDEEKQLYFDWWDEKELLWEWLDEEVFRPQSPGKQVSLIKTEEYKSEVIDVGDYKTIPRLAGVLKNLIDKYGDIGASCNLPQSCCNLKMRIMLNLCATVHSMCDILIQDVDERFLDTWRKHFSIARRVGFEVDFLFDRLKIIEEAHKCFNDTDNQLHQFTSIDRRYDEMAEISRGIEKQKTKLDSLRWQTQHGISSIAFQRLRVDAEQLSKAREFGLKKAGMHSKLL, encoded by the exons ATGCATCCTGAATGTCTGTCTCTAAAGCCAACTATTAAGTACCAAGGTCACCAGCATGATCTTCTTACTTTATTGGAGGATATGGCCTACAAGAGCGAATGTCGTGCTTGCGGTCATGACATTAAAAATACTTTCTATGTTCGATGTGTTCCGGGTAGACTCGATTTTCATGTCCACTGTGGCCCTGCTGCAGCCTCGCTACCACCAACTGTTGTGCATAAAAATCACAACCACCCTCTCTCTCTTGTGAAAGATGATTCTACTCTTCTTGAGTGTGACGATTGTGAGGAAGAAATAGACCCAAACCATCCCTTTTATAGTTGTTTGAAATGTTATCCGTACAACGCACATGTGCGCTGTGTAATCACTGAGATACAATTCGACGAAAGAGGGATACATGAGCATTTCACCCACCATCATCTCTTGGCTCTTCTTGAAAGCCAGAGGAACGACGACATGGACTGCTATATATGCATGAAATTGATCATCCAGGGGCACACAGCATATGGCTGCGATCCCTGTGGATTTTATCTCCACAAATCCTGTTTTAAGCTGCCAAAGGTGATGTGTCATAAATCTCATGATTCACATTATCttacttttgaaaattcttCTAATTCAGGGAACGTAGTCTGCAAAGGATGTGATGATTATTTGAAAGGGTATAGATATCGTTGCGGGAGCTGTGACTTCGAACTGGATCTTGACTGTGCTATCATACACCCCTCAATAAATTGGAAAGCCGGCAGTGACGAGGAGTGCAAATACTATGATAAAGATCGAAAAGAAGGTCTcaggcattatagtcattacCATCCCTTGAAACCTTCAGCAGTGGGCGACTACGTGGAATGTAAGTTGTGCCACAAAAACATCCGTAGCTCAAGCTATGGCTGCGAATCATGTATGttttatattcataaattatgtgCTGAATTGCCGCAAAATGTCCAGCACCCCTTCCATCCACACCGTTGTTTGACACTTGGAGCACATTATAAGGAGATATATCGTTGTGAGGCATGTTACTTCTATGTGAATCCAGGCGTATACTATCGATGTGATGATAAATACTGTGAGACTTACTTCCATCTTGAATGTGTGTCCTTAAAGCCAAACATAAAGTACGAAGGCCATCAACATCTTCTTATTCTGGTAGAGAACATGTCTTATCAGGGTAAATGCGAAGCATGCCACTCTGAAATTGTTGGTACTTTCTTTGTCCGATGTGTGCAGTGCGACCTCAATTTTCATGTTCAATGCGGCACAGTCTCCTATCCATCAACCGTTGATCATCGGCATCACCACCATCCTCTTACGCTTACAACTCCTGAGACGCTCGTCAAAGATGATTCTATTCTTCATTCTTGTGGCGTGTGCAAGGGATTAGGAGACCCCTCACAGCCCTCTTATTGTTGTGTCGAATGTGAGTACTACACACATATGCGTTGCGTGATCAACGAGATGCAATTCaataagagagagaaagtaaaACATTTCAGCCATGAGGATCATTTCTTGTTTCTTGTTGGAAACAAGAAGAATGGTGGAATTATTAAGTGCTCTGCATGTGACAAACTAATCCAAACAGCCCACTTAGCTTATGGTTGCGATCAATGCAATTATTACCTCCACAAATCCTGCATCGAGTTGCCAAGGCAGATCCAACATCTCTTTCACAGACATCCCCTGACTCTGCAATCTCATCGAGATGATGGCACAAAATACCAAAGATGCAGTGCTTGTGATAAAAAGTTAGGTGGCTTCTTTTACCAATGTTCTAATTGTTTCGTCCTAGATGTTGATTGCGCTTTACTACAACTTGGGGTCCAACTTGAAGGCCATGAGTATATCCTTACACTCTTTGCAAAGTTACGACACGCCCCGGAATGCCGAAGATATCTATCTGCCACTACCGGTGCATTGGATCAGAATTGCGTAAAATGTAACTTTGTTGTCTATCTTTTGCGTTCTCCTCTGCCACAGGTTATTGAATGTAGCAGTCACCACCATCCACTGACCCTTACAGAAAAAGTTGTTGATGACAACTACGGTACACAAATTTGTGATATCTGCGAGGAGGACAGAGATCCTGAAGTGtgtatttattattgtacGGAATGCGATTTTATAGCAGAATTTATCTGCATAATTTTCCAG GTAGCGGTTGCCCTACAGAAACAGCCCCAAGATATCTTGTTGAGACGTATCAACCGAAAGACAACTGGTAAAAGCCTAACCTACGAAAATTTAGTATCTTCATCCAGGGATGAAGAGAAACAGTTGTATTTTGACTGGTGGGATGAAAAAGAGCTGCTTTGGGAATGGTTAGATGAAGAAGTTTTTCGGCCACAATCACCTGGGAAACAagtttctttaataaaaacaGAGGAGTATAAGAGTGAAGTTATCGATGTGGGAGATTATAAAACAATTCCAAGGTTGGCCGGTGTTCTCAAAAACTTGATTGACAAATATGGGGACATCGGCGCCAGTTGCAATTTACCCCAAAGCTGCTGTAACTTAAAGATGCGTATCATGCTCAATCTCTGCGCGACTGTGCATAGCATGTGTGACATTTTGATTCAGGACGTCGACGAACGGTTTCTCGACACTTGGCGGAAGCACTTCAGCATAGCTCGCCGAGTAGGGTTTGAAGttgactttttatttgatCGTTTGAAGATAATAGAGGAAGCTCATAAATGTTTTAATGATACTGATAATCAATTGCATCAGTTCACATCCATTGACCGGCGTTATGACGAGATGGCTGAGATTTCTAGGGGGATTGAGAAGCAAAAGACAAAATTGGACTCACTGCGGTGGCAAACACAGCATGGGATATCGAGTATCGCTTTTCAAAGATTGAGAGTGGATGCTGAGCAACTTAGTAAAGCTAGGGAATTTGGGTTGAAGAAAGCGGGCATGCATAGCAAACTGCtgtga